One Cloacibacillus sp. genomic window carries:
- a CDS encoding MiaB/RimO family radical SAM methylthiotransferase, giving the protein MMQRLSGKNFSIFIQGCRTNQYEGEAIAAALEAEGAVCGEESPDIVVIVTCTITAVADRKCHKLIRRARRENPRAVIAACGCYAQKMTEAERKLLDIDIVLGNRLKHRLPGLVAERLAGTAPRVEVDGGIEKENIWDGLTLDRPRLHTRAFLKVQEGCNHYCSYCIVPSVRGKPVSRPLTEAVDEARRIAESGCPEIVLTGVHLGLYDELPRLVRRIGALPKIKRLRFGSIEPFAVNDELLAALADCPAFCEHLHMPLQSGDDGVLSSMKRGYRAADFAKIAARARGVLGDSLHISTDLMVGFPTEDDAAFRRSLDFVRGLGFGKVHVFPYSPREGTPAAAMEQQRSEAVHRRAAEALELAAELHEDFCSRWIGRECAILTEESDGTAAKGLTRNYIRVTAEAAAKINEEIIVIPAKYREDGLITGGISENIQFNGDVSVI; this is encoded by the coding sequence ATGATGCAAAGGTTATCGGGTAAAAATTTTTCGATATTTATACAGGGCTGCCGCACGAACCAGTACGAGGGCGAGGCGATCGCCGCGGCGCTTGAGGCGGAGGGGGCGGTCTGCGGCGAAGAGTCGCCGGATATCGTCGTCATCGTCACCTGCACGATAACGGCTGTCGCCGACCGCAAATGCCACAAATTGATCCGCCGCGCGCGCCGCGAAAACCCGCGCGCAGTGATCGCCGCCTGCGGCTGCTACGCGCAGAAGATGACGGAGGCGGAGCGAAAGCTACTGGACATAGACATCGTCCTCGGCAACCGCCTCAAACACCGGCTGCCGGGACTAGTCGCCGAAAGGCTGGCGGGCACCGCGCCGCGCGTCGAGGTGGACGGCGGCATTGAAAAAGAAAATATCTGGGACGGCCTGACGCTGGACCGGCCGCGCCTTCATACACGCGCCTTTCTTAAGGTGCAGGAAGGCTGCAACCACTACTGTTCATACTGCATCGTCCCCAGTGTGCGCGGCAAACCGGTCTCACGCCCGCTGACAGAGGCGGTGGACGAGGCACGGCGGATAGCGGAGTCCGGCTGTCCGGAGATCGTCCTCACCGGCGTACACCTCGGACTATACGACGAACTGCCGCGGCTCGTGCGCCGCATCGGCGCGCTGCCAAAGATAAAGAGGCTCCGCTTCGGCTCCATAGAGCCCTTCGCGGTAAATGACGAACTGCTCGCCGCACTCGCCGACTGCCCCGCCTTCTGCGAACATCTGCATATGCCGCTGCAGTCCGGCGACGACGGCGTGCTCTCCTCCATGAAGCGTGGTTACCGCGCGGCGGACTTCGCGAAGATCGCCGCCCGCGCGCGCGGCGTGCTCGGCGACAGCCTGCACATCAGCACCGACTTGATGGTCGGCTTTCCCACGGAGGATGACGCGGCCTTCCGGCGCAGCCTCGACTTCGTAAGAGGTCTGGGTTTCGGCAAGGTACACGTCTTTCCATATTCGCCGCGTGAGGGTACGCCCGCCGCCGCGATGGAACAGCAGAGGAGCGAAGCGGTGCACCGGCGCGCCGCAGAGGCGCTGGAACTGGCGGCGGAGCTCCATGAGGATTTTTGCTCGCGGTGGATCGGCAGGGAGTGCGCTATACTTACCGAGGAGAGCGACGGCACGGCGGCAAAGGGGCTCACGCGCAACTATATTCGGGTCACCGCGGAGGCCGCGGCGAAAATAAACGAAGAAATTATTGTAATACCCGCTAAATACAGAGAAGATGGACTCATAACCGGGGGGATTTCTGAAAATATACAATTCAACGGTGATGTTTCAGTAATTTAA
- the rpsU gene encoding 30S ribosomal protein S21 — MTTVTRRDNESIEDALKRFKRELRKVGVLREAKKHEHYEKPSEIKKRKKAEMARNKGRRADY; from the coding sequence ATGACCACCGTAACTAGACGCGACAATGAGTCGATTGAAGACGCCCTCAAACGCTTTAAAAGAGAGCTTCGGAAGGTGGGCGTGCTTCGTGAGGCTAAGAAGCATGAACATTACGAAAAACCCAGCGAAATCAAGAAACGTAAGAAGGCCGAGATGGCACGAAACAAAGGCAGGAGGGCGGATTATTAA
- a CDS encoding aminotransferase class V-fold PLP-dependent enzyme, which translates to MQTYKIPLVPGPSSVPLKYREAYLTDYGSTDLENDFFALLAENISLLQQVLKTKNSVIIGSGEAIMILWGALKSVVKPGDRLLAVSNGLFGHGFGEMAEAMGVQAEYLEAPEGEFVDKAELRRKIAEFRPDVVTAVHCETPSGLLNPIEEIAPVVAESGALFVVDFVASAVGADVRVDEWGIDLGLLGSQKCLSLLPDICMLTVSDRAWKRAKDISYAGYDAILPWKDALIVKAMPYTHNWQANAALNLALKSVLEEGLENSFKRHEEAAAYCRRRAKDMGLKLYAAKESLASPTVTAIMVPEGWSWPELDAALRKEGLAVGGSYGPLAGKVFRIGHMGSQADMELVKRGMDVIEKVLK; encoded by the coding sequence ATGCAAACTTACAAAATTCCACTGGTTCCGGGCCCCTCTTCTGTCCCGCTCAAATACCGCGAGGCCTACCTCACCGATTATGGCAGCACAGATCTTGAAAATGACTTTTTCGCGCTGCTTGCGGAGAACATTTCGCTGCTGCAGCAGGTGCTGAAGACGAAAAACAGCGTCATCATCGGCTCTGGAGAGGCGATAATGATCCTCTGGGGGGCGCTCAAAAGCGTCGTGAAGCCAGGCGACAGGTTGCTGGCGGTCTCCAACGGCCTCTTCGGCCACGGCTTCGGCGAGATGGCCGAGGCGATGGGCGTGCAGGCCGAGTATCTTGAGGCCCCGGAGGGAGAGTTCGTCGATAAGGCGGAGCTGCGCAGGAAGATCGCGGAGTTCCGCCCGGATGTCGTGACCGCCGTCCACTGCGAGACGCCCAGCGGCCTTTTGAATCCAATCGAAGAAATAGCCCCCGTAGTCGCCGAGAGCGGCGCGCTCTTCGTCGTCGACTTTGTCGCCAGCGCGGTGGGAGCCGACGTGCGCGTAGATGAATGGGGAATAGACCTCGGACTGCTGGGCAGCCAGAAATGCCTCTCCCTGCTGCCGGACATCTGTATGCTCACGGTGAGCGACCGCGCCTGGAAGCGGGCGAAAGATATCAGCTACGCCGGTTACGACGCGATATTGCCCTGGAAGGATGCCCTCATCGTAAAGGCGATGCCCTATACACACAACTGGCAGGCGAACGCCGCGCTGAACCTCGCGCTTAAGAGCGTTCTCGAGGAGGGGTTAGAGAATTCCTTCAAACGACACGAGGAGGCCGCGGCCTACTGCCGCAGGCGCGCTAAAGATATGGGGCTCAAACTCTACGCGGCGAAAGAGTCGCTCGCCTCGCCGACCGTCACCGCCATCATGGTTCCCGAGGGATGGAGCTGGCCGGAGCTTGACGCGGCACTGCGCAAAGAGGGGCTCGCCGTCGGCGGCAGCTACGGCCCGCTGGCGGGAAAGGTATTCCGCATCGGCCACATGGGCAGCCAGGCCGACATGGAGCTCGTAAAGCGCGGGATGGATGTTATTGAAAAGGTCCTTAAATAA
- a CDS encoding GatB/YqeY domain-containing protein: MSGLVDKIQSNLVTAMKNKDELTLSVLRMLKSSIQLAQVEKGKDNALTDDDVLVLVRRLIKQRTEAAEMYKNGGASDRAERELAEIKVLEAYQPAQLSDEDILKIVAKVAEETGAAGPKDMGKMMGKTMAAVKGQADGNRVKSAVQQYLSQLVQ, encoded by the coding sequence ATGTCTGGCCTTGTTGACAAAATCCAGAGCAATCTGGTTACAGCTATGAAAAATAAAGATGAGCTGACGCTCTCCGTATTGCGTATGCTCAAGTCCTCTATACAGCTCGCGCAGGTAGAAAAGGGCAAGGACAACGCGCTCACGGATGACGATGTTCTTGTGCTCGTTCGCAGACTCATCAAGCAGCGTACCGAGGCGGCGGAGATGTACAAGAACGGCGGCGCTTCGGATCGTGCCGAACGTGAACTTGCCGAGATCAAGGTGCTTGAGGCCTATCAGCCAGCACAGCTTTCGGACGAAGATATCCTTAAAATAGTGGCGAAGGTAGCGGAAGAGACCGGCGCCGCGGGTCCGAAGGATATGGGGAAAATGATGGGCAAGACAATGGCCGCCGTAAAAGGCCAGGCCGACGGCAACCGGGTCAAATCAGCCGTACAGCAGTATCTCAGCCAGCTCGTCCAGTAA